One genomic segment of Cottoperca gobio chromosome 21, fCotGob3.1, whole genome shotgun sequence includes these proteins:
- the creg2 gene encoding protein CREG2, whose protein sequence is MMRARFFPLAVLASVLCSCQSYTLRSSVSWVVSSNDVVEDADLSEEVAPALLVDGAGLWKQAYPSTNVLGDSVESPGELVKEENDNVAQLSSRLFSYRLEKVKKSGSSSPPPHQETARTARYIAHYSDWGHLSTISTQDKIRGLPFGNIFSVSDGPLDNSTGVIYFYVTPMDNTVSDLQSNPYASLTFSEAEGEFCRQMVYDPEDPRCARLTLTGKMVEVALEELVFAKEAMFSRHPVMAKWPVGHKWFFMKLELIQIWLQDWIGGVSLIPLEDYFKATPF, encoded by the exons ATGATGAGGGCCCGTTTCTTCCCCCTGGCAGTGTTGGCCAGTGTCCTGTGTTCGTGTCAAAGCTACACCCTGAGGAGCTCGGTGTCCTGGGTCGTCTCCTCCAACGATGTGGTGGAGGACGCCGACCTGTCGGAGGAGGTCGCCCCGGCGCTGCTGGTGGACGGCGCCGGGCTGTGGAAGCAGGCTTACCCGTCCACAAACGTCCTCGGAGACAGCGTGGAGAGCCCCGGAGAGCTAGTGAAGGAAGAAAACGACAATGTGGCGCAGCTTTCCTCTCGCCTGTTTTCATACCggctggagaaggtgaagaagTCCGGCAGCAGCAGTCCTCCCCCGCACCAGGAGACCGCCAGGACCGCCAGATACATCGCCCACTACAGTGACTGGGGACACCTGTCCACCATTTCAACTCAAGACAAG ATCAGAGGTCTCCCCTTTGGGAACATCTTCTCAGTCAGTGATGGACCGCTGGACAACAGCACTggagtcatttatttttacgtTACTCCAATGGACAACACCGTGTCAGACCTGCAAAGTAACCCATACGCTTCTCTCACATTCTCAGAGGCTGAGGGAGAATTCTGCAG GCAAATGGTGTATGATCCAGAAGATCCAAGATGTGCTCGGCTCACTCTAACAGGCAAGATGGTGGAGGTGGCGCTGGAGGAGCTCGTGTTCGCGAAGGAGGCAATGTTCTCAAG ACATCCTGTGATGGCAAAGTGGCCAGTGGGACACAAGTGGTTCTTCATGAAGCTGGAGTTGATCCAGATCTGGCTGCAGGACTGGATCGGAGGCGTATCACTCATTCCACTGGAGGACTATTTTAAAGCTACGCCTTTCTGA